The Ictidomys tridecemlineatus isolate mIctTri1 chromosome 1, mIctTri1.hap1, whole genome shotgun sequence DNA window ACAAAGGGGGGAGCAACAGCCATGGCTTTTGGTCAGGTTCAAGGGGGCATGAGGGAgtggccctcccctccccctagGCACTGACACATTTAAAAGAAGCAGAGCAACAAGGACACAGCACAAATGTAGGAAAGGGGTTCCCCCGCGTGAGCAGGATGGTCCATCTCACCTGGGTCTCAGTAGGACTCCTCACCTGCACCCCAGGGCCAGCAATGAGCACCTCCCATTCTCTCCCCAGTGAAGAGGGTAGGGCAACAGGAGTGGGGACTGGAGCCAGGGACATTTGGTGGGAGGAAGGTCTTAAGACCTGGGAGACATCCCCCATTGGAGTCGGTCTGACTCCCAGCCTCCCTGTGTAGTCAGGAGCCTGTGGATGGAACAGGTGGGCTGTTGGGCTGGGAACTCCTGACAGCTGGGTGTTTGGGGGCTCTTAGGGCTGGAGAGTCTCCCCATGTCCCTCTAGCCACTGCTGCTTTGCCAACTGGCTGAACCACCTATGAAGGGTCCTGGGCTGCAATGCTTCTCTTTGTCTTATACACCTCGATGGCCTCTCGGCTTCCTGCTTCTATTTGAAGGAGCACCTCGTGAAGCTTTGCAGTTAAGGACACACATTCCGGGCACTTTTGTACCCAGAGTAGGGAACATCCACATTTGGAAATTCTGGTCCATCACTAGAGCTCAGCCTAGGGAGATCCAGAGAagtccttttccttctccctggTGGTAAATCCCAGACCACAGGAGCCTGGGTCGCCTTCCCTGCAAGCACATGCATGCTCCCTTGACCTCAGTCCATTTTGACCATCTACCAATGATTGCTCTTCCCTAGTCTCCCTGGGTGTCATGTATGTGTGCTGAATTCTGGGGCCTTCCCCACTCAGTGTGTTATACTGCCCCATTTCTGTGTGACACACTCATGTTCCTTCTATCAAGTGGGTCACACACATCTCCCATTGCAGGTATGTTATGtgaccctcccttcccctgctgCAACACCCCATGCACattttgtcccccccccccaactagTGGGTTGGACAGACATCCTTTCTGGGCCACCCATTGACTTCTACCCACAGTCAAATCTTTGTCAGAAATGAGAGTCACTCTATCCCCTGGACCCGACAGTGGTCACTTGGCAGTGGCTAGAGCCAGGTGCATGCCAGGCAGAAACTCTCTCCCTGACCCCTGCCTCCAGAAAGACCTCAAGTCCTGCTGCCTGGGAGCAGAATGGAGGAGCCTGGGAGGTGCACCCAGACTAAGCCAGCCCAGCCTGGAGGGCACCGAGGTGGAGCTGAGAAGCCCTGAGCCCACCCTGGGGATCCAGAGGGGCTGTGGAGACCACCAGGGACACCATCTGAGGACCTGGGGTCCCTCAGGTGCACCTAGGGTATCTTATATGGCTGGGTCCCCTGCTCATCTGCATCACCTTGTGCCCTGGCATTAGCGTCAAGGTCTGAGGGTCTCTGTCAAGGGGGAGACCTCTCTCAACACTGGTATCCACACCTATGTCCAAGTGGGACTCACACAGGATTTAGGGAGGTCTGGGGCCCCTGAACTGGGCCCTGTCTGTCTCTGGTCTGAGACCCCAGGCCTCTTGAGAATGACCATCCTGCCTGGGTAAAAGACACAAACAGACAAGCAGACAACAGGGGTGCGAGGTGGCTCCCCATCACAGACACAGGCACGGACAGACAATGGTCCCCTGGAGGGACTCACAGAGGGGCAcaaggggagggggcgggggtggATGGAAAGTCCAGGGAGCTGGAGCTGCCGAGGCCCTGCTCCCCAGAGAAGGGACAGACCAGGGGATTGTTCTGGTTCCCTAAACATATGGATTGTTTTGTCTCATCTTTAAAGTATTGCAGTCTAACTGATATGGCTTTAACTATTGGAAACGGACAGAGAAGACTCCTGTCTCTctgaaataaaagcataaatcCACTAAAATGGAAAACCCGCAGAATGCAAACTGGGGCCAATGGGACAGGGGCTTCAGGGGCAGGCAAGTCGCCCCCTCCCTGGCCCCTGATTTTGGGATAGGCCCTGGTAAGGGGCTAGCATGGCTTCCTGGGGCACTGTCTGGGTCTGTCCCAGTGGAATTCTGGGAACCTCAGACAGGAACCCTCCAAGGGTGAGAGGACTCTAGGCCAAGGACAAGGTCTCCTGTTGGATGTAGCCCTCTGTGACCAAGGGTCTCAGGGTTTGGAGGGGGCGTCTTCCTCACGTTCCTTCTCTCCAAGCACACATCCATGCACACAACTGCCTTTTCAGACTCCTACACACATGCACAACAGTCTTACTACGTCTGACACTTCTCTCAAACACACACTTCTACATCAACCATGAATCTATCACTCCGGACACACAATGCCGTTTTGAAAACTCATGCATATTCAAGCTAACACATGCAAGCTTAAACACATGAGATGGTTATCACACACTTAGGACATAATCGTGACTCAAATACATCACCTCAAACAAGCACGCATACACAAGGCTGCCTAACCTACAATCTCTAAAAGAGAGATTTGATAACTAACACACACGCATCCTCAAGACTCACCTCACTCTAActgtacatatatgcataaagTCTCCGGACACACAATCGCTGCTACACGGTCTCAGCCACACAATATCACAATGGACTCACACTTTCCTCCCTCATTTGctttcccccctcctctctcaacCCATTCTCATACAACTGACTGAATGGGAAGCCTTGATCATCTGGGAGGGGGTAGTTGGGGGACAAATGCCAGTCCCATACATCCCAGAGAAGAGTTTGTTCTTGGCCAATAGGATGAATGGACAGATAGATGCCTTCTGTCAAGTGGGAATTGGCTTCTCCCCAGTGGCTTGGGGCTTTGGCCGGGAAGGGTCCTCCTGGGGACCATGGGGCCCTGGAAGCACATGGACAGGACAAAATGGGAAAGAGGGATGGATAGGAATGGGGGCAGCTTGGCCACACCAATGGGGGGGTGTCCCATGGCATAGACCATCACTGCCCAATGGCTCCAAGTGTTTTCTGTGGGCCTGGGCAGCCCCTTGGCTGGGTAAGCTGGGTCCAACCTGGCAGTGGGGTCCCAGGACCTAAGTGGGGTGAGGGGAAAAGGGGTTGCCCTACCCTGGGGCTCCTCTACAGATGTGCTGAAGTCCAAAGAGGATCTGTTTAGAGGGACCAACTTGGCAGGGGCCATGCCTCTCCGGGAGGGGTTTGGGGAAGGGTGTGCTCCTGGGCTGGGTGTCACCAGGAAGAGGGGAGAAGAGTCTCAACCTCCTGCCCAGACCCTAGCCTGGCCAGACCCAAGCCCTCTCAGGCTAGGACCTTATGGAACAGGCTTACCCTGATTCCCTTCCTCAGAGCCAGGCCACTCAGTGCCCCTGCCCTGACCATGTGGCCCACTGAGGTATCAGAAGCCAAAGATCAGCATGCTGGGCAGGGCTGGAATGTGTCATTACTTTGGCTGGCTGGGGACAGTGGTCCTCCTGGCAGTGGGGAGCACGAAGGAATGTATGGGGGTTACCACACTAACATAGAACTTAGGCTTCCAGAGGGGGCCACCCAGTGCCTTTGGCCCTGGGTTCAACGCCCCCTGCTGGAGAAAAGCtgtcaatccttttttttttttttttccaagctgtTTGGGAGTGGAATGGGAATGGCTACCCTGGGATGAAGGTGAGTGTAAGGGAGGGCTGAGGGGGAGGAGCCCCTGGCCAGGGAAGGGGGGCAGAGGCCAACTGAGGTTTTCCCCTTCAGAACTGAGACTTaactgaataaaaagaaaagaaagaacaaaataaattaaaataaaataaaaaagtaacaagTGGAGAGGGAATGGGGCAGGAGGGCTGGTTACTTCTTGAACATGTCTTGCAGTGGTCCAGGCAGGTATTTGAGCACCGTGTCCAGGAtgctctcttcttcctcctcgtCCTCATCCCCGCAGCCTGCAGGGATAGCCTTCTTGGGCCGGGTCAGGCTCCCCTCACAGGGCTGTTCAAGGGCTGCCTTCTCCtctgcctctttctcctccttcttcttcagcccatactgggaagaaaggcagaaagGAGTATGAAGAAGGTGGGCAGGACACAGGAGAGAGCTGAATCTCCAGATCATGCAGATAGGTTGACATGCTCATGAGCACTCCTAAGCCTCAATCTCCTTATCTATAAAGTGGGGCTAAGGGTGCTTTCTCTGTAGGACTGTGCCTGGTCTTCAGAGTGTAGATAATTAATAAAAGAGAGACTGTGCTTGGGCTTTCCTTTATAATTCAGACCTACTGATAATAAATTCTTGCTCTTTTGAAATCCCCAAAGATCTAAACACTGAAAAGTTTTCCTGTATGTTTGGAGCTAAATTTCGGTGACAACACCCAGCTTGAACCAAGGAAGATTACTTACAGTCTTGATTTGTTGCATGGTGCTCCCAGACAGGTACCGGACTGTTTGGCACACAGACCCAGATTCACCGGAAGTGCTACCTAACAACGCTGTCAGGTGTTCAGGGCCCTATAGTATTTTCTCTAATATCTACAAATTCTCAATTCCATGCAGTTTTGACTCGGAGGGTCTTGCATAAGATATTGTGGGCCTGTCGCACTTGCTCTGTGCATTATCTTATCTAATCTCCATAACGATTTTTTGACacccatttttttctgataagaaaAGTGAGGCTCAGGGAAGAACAAGGTCTAAGGTGAAAGCATAGGATTGAGGGGAGCCGGAAGTTGGAGCCCTATTgctctctctgcccctctctaCCCTTCCAGGTGGTGCTGACCTTGTCGCGGATCTGCTGCCGGACCTTCTCACGCTCAGCCTCCATGCGCGCATGTTTGGCCTTGCGCTcttcctcctgctgcctcagcgCCTCCTGccgctcctcctccttcttctgtgCATCTGggtccttttcctcctctccccccAGCATCTTCCCCATGTCCTTGGTGGCCCCTGTAAGGGGGTGGGAAGAGAAGAGACGTGGTAGATTGGGAGACAGGGTTGAGGAGAGAGGGGCCAAGTGAGCTGAGGCCCCTCCCACTTAGGCCAGGACCGGGTCAGGAGAGTGCTGTGGGCCAGGGAAGGTGAAGCGGTGCTCACCTCCGAGGGCCTGCTTCATGACGAAGTCCATGCTGCCGGCTCTGGTTAATGTGCCCTAGCCAAGGGCTGAATTCGCAtgcagagcccttgcctggcctggcctggggagATGTTTCAACCTGCAAGAGAGAAACTGGGAGTCAGATGGGAGAGGCCTCCGCCCAGGCAGTCGGGTGGACTTTGACACAAGGCAACTTTACCCTTGTTCACACTTGAGCACCCACTGGTCTTAGGCCAAGGCAATGCCCTggtaggaagggagaggaggtggaAAGGGGCTATTTCCCGAGAAAGCTTCTGCTTTCTATTTTAAAGCCATCATCTTTACCATGTTGTTCTAATTTGATTGAAACCAGGAATACTGGAACGAACTTGGAATTTGGTACAGGGTGCATTTTCATGTCTCCTTATGTGACATTCAGCAAGTTACTTAGCTTCCTTAAGCCCCCAGTTTGCTCGTCTGTGAGACAGAAATGGCACTGTTTTCTTTCTCAGGTTACTGTGGAGATTGGAGAGAATCCAGCCCAGGCCATTGGATCAGCTCATAAAAATGGAATGAGCATGTGCTTATGGCCCCAGCAAATCAGAGGGGCATGGAAAAATGGGGACAGCTGGCTTGGATGAATATGCCCAGACTTTGGAAATTAGACAAAtggaaaaaagttattttttattgcagCATGCAtgtaagttttttatattttgtagcttaatattgatttttagtttgaattacaCACGAAGGCATTGGAGACATTATAATCTTCTTGGGGCTTAGGGCCTTTAAAGTACCTAGCATGGGCCTTGTAGGCATTCTGCTAATGTTAgtccttcttcccttctccctaAATCAccaactttcatttttattattatttttactgtttttctttttgccttaaaagattttctccaaataaaatcttAATGGGAATTGCAATATGCAAATTATGTAAAAGTGGAACTATTCCAAGGGCCGGTGTGGGAAAAGGACTTGAAGGCTTCACCCTTGGCTTCCTTCTTATCATATACCCCCCACATTCCTGAGATGAACCCCAGTGCTCTAACTCAGagatagtcttttttattttaaccacaGTTTCAGGGACTCTTTAACAGACAAAGCTAATAAATTCTCTTTTCAGGTGTGGATGGAGACATGGATGAGCTATCCAAAGTGTGATGTGGTTTTATGATTAATTAAGGCCAGTCTGTTCCCCAAGGTCTTTTTATCTCACACAGCCTTGGGGGCTTTAGGGTTTCTTAAGAGGAAAAAGAGTCCTGGAAAACGGTGGCAGAGAAACCAGGCTGCATGTTATAGCCAGGCTGGGTTCAAAGTCATTGGTTAGTCATTGAtggatttttctcatttccttcagaATGAGAAATCATATTAGCAGACTGGAGTTTTTTCATACCAGAGGGCCCAAGAGCTTATCTACTTGATCAAATCACCTGATAGGTTGTTTTGGGAAGGGAATATCATGATACAGTAGGAAAAAACAAATCCCTAGGGACTTTGGCATCCATCAAACACAATTGGTTCAGAATCCTAGCTATAACACTGCTATGATTCCCTGGGAAAGCTTCAGTTTGTTCCCTGAAAGACAGAGGAATATTAAGGCTACCTTTGTACTGATgtctgaaagagaaaa harbors:
- the Cplx2 gene encoding complexin-2 — translated: MDFVMKQALGGATKDMGKMLGGEEEKDPDAQKKEEERQEALRQQEEERKAKHARMEAEREKVRQQIRDKYGLKKKEEKEAEEKAALEQPCEGSLTRPKKAIPAGCGDEDEEEEESILDTVLKYLPGPLQDMFKK